One window from the genome of Leucobacter aridicollis encodes:
- a CDS encoding acyltransferase family protein, with protein sequence MATQASPAKTRVALWDNARFALIVLVVIGHLISTVRTDTELGFALYAYIYLFHMPAMIVLSGLFSKPEVTPKAIVSTVQLVVVWLAWEGIWAVLRGLVEGKQLSQSFLVSPAWTLWFLVTLATMRILLPYIARFKHPLLLATALALVAPLLPAIGVNFSAARTLAFLPFFVGAWLARERGWLSGSWFMTPSRSLRAGAWALLGAVAAVLAVFALLPGGVRGFWRIDRWLTHRDSYSWMFEHAPVGGWNANGSGLAGWFGLAAGGMLVVGLLMLLAAAMTLALLIVVSRSHSIATVWGARTLYVYLLHGVVVWALRESGFVGAVGELGWLGIVALSGIAIAIAALLSTKPVSALFRPIVEPNLAWMFGRGEAQTR encoded by the coding sequence CTGGCTACTCAAGCTTCACCCGCTAAAACGCGCGTCGCCCTTTGGGACAACGCGCGTTTTGCGCTTATTGTGCTCGTCGTGATCGGGCACTTGATCTCGACAGTTCGCACTGACACCGAGCTCGGATTCGCGCTGTACGCGTACATCTACCTGTTCCACATGCCTGCGATGATCGTGCTGTCGGGGCTGTTTTCGAAGCCTGAGGTCACACCGAAGGCGATCGTGTCGACAGTGCAGCTCGTCGTTGTTTGGCTTGCCTGGGAGGGAATCTGGGCGGTACTGCGCGGGCTCGTCGAAGGCAAACAGCTCAGTCAGAGCTTCTTGGTGAGTCCGGCGTGGACACTGTGGTTCCTTGTGACCCTCGCCACGATGCGCATCCTGCTGCCGTACATCGCAAGATTCAAGCATCCGCTTCTGCTCGCGACCGCGCTCGCACTCGTTGCCCCGCTGCTGCCCGCAATTGGGGTGAACTTTTCTGCAGCGCGCACGCTCGCGTTCTTGCCATTCTTCGTCGGCGCTTGGCTTGCTCGTGAGCGCGGCTGGCTCTCGGGCAGTTGGTTCATGACACCAAGCAGGTCTCTTCGCGCTGGCGCATGGGCGCTTCTGGGCGCAGTGGCAGCGGTGCTTGCCGTGTTTGCACTGCTTCCCGGTGGGGTCAGGGGTTTCTGGCGTATCGACAGGTGGTTGACCCACCGAGACAGTTACTCGTGGATGTTCGAGCACGCACCGGTCGGTGGTTGGAACGCCAACGGCTCCGGCCTGGCGGGCTGGTTCGGGCTCGCAGCGGGTGGAATGCTCGTCGTCGGCCTGCTCATGCTCCTTGCGGCCGCGATGACGCTCGCACTGCTCATTGTTGTGTCGCGTTCACACTCAATCGCCACCGTGTGGGGCGCGCGCACGCTCTACGTCTACTTACTGCACGGAGTCGTCGTGTGGGCACTGCGCGAGTCTGGCTTCGTAGGTGCGGTCGGCGAACTCGGCTGGCTGGGCATCGTGGCGCTCTCGGGCATAGCCATAGCGATCGCGGCCCTGCTGTCGACGAAGCCCGTCTCGGCGCTCTTCAGACCAATCGTTGAGCCGAACCTCGCCTGGATGTTCGGCCGCGGCGAAGCCCAAACTCGCTAG
- the nusG gene encoding transcription termination/antitermination protein NusG, producing the protein MTPENSSTPESELDAALDALANVADPEVDAAVEDALDIDSVDEAEAAATAIVDEESTEAGEAEASAEDPYKAFKKDLRRRPGKWFVIHTYAGYERKVKSNLWNRREVMGAVDDIYEIQVPMEEVMEVKNGQRKMVTRVRIPGYVLVRMNLTESTWSVVRHTPGVTGFVGNAHNPVPLRINEAFEMLKSTVELEPAATAKGKAPANAVAQGQVEIDFEIGETITIKSGSFEGLPGTISEINPAAGKLTVLVSLFERETPVELGFDQVTKMV; encoded by the coding sequence ATGACGCCCGAGAACAGCTCCACACCTGAGTCAGAGCTCGACGCGGCGCTTGACGCGCTGGCGAACGTGGCCGACCCAGAGGTCGACGCGGCAGTCGAAGACGCACTCGATATCGACTCGGTCGACGAGGCAGAGGCCGCCGCAACCGCAATCGTCGACGAGGAGTCGACAGAAGCGGGCGAAGCGGAAGCGTCCGCTGAAGACCCGTACAAGGCTTTTAAGAAGGACCTGCGTCGCAGGCCGGGCAAGTGGTTCGTGATTCACACCTACGCCGGCTACGAGCGCAAGGTGAAGTCCAACCTCTGGAACCGTCGCGAGGTCATGGGTGCAGTAGATGACATCTACGAAATCCAGGTCCCGATGGAAGAGGTCATGGAGGTCAAGAACGGCCAGCGCAAGATGGTCACCCGCGTGCGCATCCCCGGCTACGTGCTCGTTCGCATGAACCTCACTGAGAGCACCTGGTCCGTCGTGCGCCACACTCCCGGCGTGACAGGCTTCGTCGGAAACGCGCACAATCCTGTGCCGCTTCGCATCAACGAGGCGTTCGAGATGCTCAAGAGCACCGTCGAGCTCGAGCCTGCAGCGACTGCAAAGGGCAAGGCTCCCGCAAACGCGGTGGCTCAGGGCCAGGTCGAGATCGATTTCGAGATCGGCGAGACAATCACCATCAAGTCGGGCTCCTTCGAGGGGCTCCCAGGCACGATCAGCGAGATCAACCCGGCTGCTGGGAAGCTCACGGTTCTGGTGTCGCTCTTCGAGCGCGAAACCCCTGTCGAGCTCGGCTTCGACCAGGTCACGAAGATGGTCTAG